The Corynebacterium glaucum genome includes a region encoding these proteins:
- a CDS encoding NUDIX hydrolase — protein sequence MGRATGDVDLRPDAAPQWLRPLIAQLGTSEHSGRVREMLASRVPQRDREDEAAVLIVFTGDPHAATVPDDAAVLITHRHPKLRSHSGQMAFPGGKIDPGDSGPVDAALREATEETGLERHRVTPLGVFDAVTTGGSRKRVRPVLAYAADPGEVYPASEVETDDVFFAPLRELVAPENRITVGWRGWTGPAFHVGCYLVWGFTGVLLSVVLEFGGWARSYDEDTVHSLEDTLAQSCNGEQQH from the coding sequence ATGGGGCGCGCTACCGGCGATGTAGATCTGCGCCCAGATGCGGCGCCACAGTGGCTGCGCCCGCTGATCGCTCAGCTGGGAACATCTGAGCACTCCGGTCGGGTGCGCGAGATGTTGGCTTCGCGGGTTCCACAGCGCGACCGTGAAGATGAAGCTGCTGTGCTGATCGTGTTCACCGGCGATCCGCATGCGGCAACCGTCCCGGACGATGCGGCGGTGCTGATCACCCACCGGCACCCCAAACTGCGCAGCCACTCCGGGCAGATGGCATTTCCCGGCGGCAAGATCGACCCGGGCGATTCCGGTCCTGTCGACGCAGCGCTGCGTGAGGCCACAGAGGAGACTGGCCTCGAGCGCCACCGCGTGACCCCACTTGGGGTTTTCGACGCGGTCACGACCGGCGGTTCGCGCAAACGGGTGCGCCCCGTGCTCGCCTACGCTGCCGATCCGGGCGAGGTGTACCCGGCCAGCGAGGTGGAGACCGATGACGTATTCTTCGCGCCGCTCCGAGAGCTGGTTGCGCCCGAAAACCGCATCACCGTGGGATGGCGGGGCTGGACAGGGCCCGCATTTCATGTGGGCTGTTACCTGGTGTGGGGGTTTACCGGGGTGCTGCTCAGTGTGGTCTTGGAGTTCGGCGGGTGGGCGCGTTCCTATGACGAGGACACGGTGCACAGCCTTGAAGACACGCTGGCGCAGTCCTGCAACGGGGAGCAGCAGCACTAA
- a CDS encoding RidA family protein, whose amino-acid sequence MAKWSDRLAELGIELPAVAAPVAAYVPAVRTGNQVWTSGQLPFVDGELAATGKVGAAVSQEDAYTYARHCALNAIAAVDALVGVDEIARVLKVVGYVASDPDFTGQPAVVNGASELMQEIFGEAGEHARSAVGVAALPMNAPVEIELVVELRAAGS is encoded by the coding sequence ATGGCCAAATGGAGCGATCGTCTCGCTGAACTGGGGATTGAGCTGCCGGCTGTCGCCGCTCCGGTCGCTGCGTACGTCCCGGCAGTGCGCACCGGCAACCAGGTGTGGACCTCCGGCCAGCTGCCGTTTGTGGACGGTGAGCTCGCCGCCACCGGCAAGGTCGGTGCCGCAGTATCGCAGGAAGATGCGTACACCTACGCCCGCCACTGCGCACTGAACGCAATCGCTGCCGTTGATGCCTTAGTCGGTGTCGACGAGATTGCACGAGTGCTCAAAGTGGTCGGCTATGTCGCCTCTGACCCTGATTTCACTGGTCAGCCGGCGGTGGTCAATGGCGCTTCGGAACTGATGCAGGAGATCTTCGGAGAGGCTGGCGAGCACGCTCGCTCCGCCGTCGGGGTTGCCGCGCTGCCAATGAATGCGCCCGTTGAGATCGAGCTTGTCGTCGAGCTGCGCGCCGCAGGCAGCTAA
- a CDS encoding transglycosylase domain-containing protein yields the protein MSALRSLAKLLVAMVTAGLIMALCIAPIVGIGGMAVARTDETMQSNLSDMSGGDVPGVTTITDAAGNPMAWVYHQRRYEVASEEISDHVKNALVATEDRRFYEHEGVDMQGFIRAMVTNVLAGGVEQGASTINQQYVKNYLWLIEAEDDEDARAATEQSIPRKLREMRMASDLDKTLTKDQILTRYLNLVSFGNHAYGIEAAARTYFDKPAADLDPGQAALLVGILQSSEYLNPYTNPDGATQRRNTVLNNMAAEGYISQQEADSIAGEPLGVLEEPNLLPDGCLGAGDRGFFCDYALKYLAEKGLTQEDLEHGSYTITTTLDPAIQDATQTAVRNNVSPEAGGVAEVLNVIAPGTDSRDIVAMASSRFYGLDLDQSQTIMPQPTSLVGNGAGSVFKIFTAAAALEQGYGLNTMLEVPTRSVVYGMGHGGAEGCPPNAYCVENAGRYAPRMSLSDALAQSPNTTFIELVQQVGVANTVDIAVRLGMRSYQDEGTFGDGRSIATAAKEDNMGAFTLGPTPVNALELSNVAATLASEGRWCEPNPVKSVTDKYGQEVYIERPDCEQAVEPDIAAALANGMSHDTTKGTAARAASANGWRAPVAAKTGTTESHQSSAFLGFTRGLAAAPYIFNDGTQTTPLCTGPVRQCANGTLFGGNEAADTWFQAALRVPGAAEAGLPGTPEGYDKGTRRGVLDEAIGMQSQAAKAKLEGEGYTVTIVTVYGGGAPKGEVVSVTPADPNLARGSLVTLNASDGTGTRPGGTTTSPRVDNDDNDNSGSESPEPSGIDTEELERQLNEMAEGLQQYFR from the coding sequence GTGTCTGCCCTGAGGTCACTTGCAAAACTCCTGGTCGCCATGGTTACGGCCGGGTTGATAATGGCGCTGTGCATCGCGCCCATAGTCGGCATCGGTGGCATGGCCGTTGCCCGCACAGATGAGACGATGCAGTCCAACCTTTCGGACATGTCCGGGGGTGATGTCCCAGGCGTCACCACCATCACGGACGCGGCCGGCAACCCGATGGCGTGGGTATACCACCAGCGCCGCTACGAAGTGGCCAGCGAGGAAATCTCCGACCACGTGAAGAACGCTCTGGTAGCTACCGAAGACCGCCGGTTCTACGAACACGAAGGTGTGGATATGCAGGGCTTCATCCGCGCCATGGTCACCAACGTGCTGGCCGGCGGGGTGGAGCAGGGCGCGTCCACGATCAACCAGCAGTACGTGAAGAACTACCTCTGGCTCATCGAGGCGGAGGATGACGAGGACGCGCGCGCCGCTACCGAGCAGTCCATCCCCCGCAAGCTGCGCGAGATGCGGATGGCCTCGGACCTGGATAAGACACTGACCAAGGACCAGATCCTCACCCGCTATCTCAACCTCGTTTCCTTTGGTAACCACGCCTACGGTATTGAGGCAGCTGCGCGCACCTACTTCGACAAGCCCGCCGCGGATCTCGACCCGGGGCAGGCCGCACTCCTCGTCGGCATCCTGCAGTCCTCCGAGTACCTGAACCCGTACACCAACCCCGACGGGGCAACTCAGCGCCGCAACACCGTGCTGAACAACATGGCGGCCGAGGGCTACATCAGCCAGCAGGAGGCTGACTCCATCGCAGGAGAGCCACTCGGTGTGCTCGAGGAACCCAATTTGCTTCCCGACGGTTGCCTCGGTGCCGGCGACCGCGGATTCTTCTGCGATTACGCGCTGAAATATCTTGCAGAAAAGGGCCTCACCCAGGAGGACCTCGAGCACGGTTCGTACACGATCACAACCACCCTCGACCCGGCGATCCAGGATGCGACCCAAACTGCGGTGCGCAACAACGTCTCGCCCGAGGCTGGCGGTGTTGCCGAAGTACTCAACGTGATCGCGCCGGGCACGGATTCGCGCGACATCGTCGCAATGGCGTCTTCGCGCTTCTACGGTCTCGACCTGGACCAAAGCCAGACGATCATGCCGCAGCCGACCTCGCTGGTGGGCAACGGCGCCGGATCGGTGTTCAAGATCTTCACCGCCGCCGCAGCGCTTGAGCAGGGCTACGGGTTGAACACCATGTTGGAGGTGCCCACCCGCTCGGTGGTCTACGGGATGGGCCATGGCGGCGCGGAAGGGTGCCCGCCCAACGCGTACTGCGTGGAGAACGCGGGCCGGTACGCTCCGCGAATGAGCCTGAGCGATGCGCTCGCGCAGTCCCCCAACACCACGTTCATCGAACTTGTTCAGCAGGTGGGTGTGGCCAACACCGTCGACATCGCGGTGCGCCTCGGCATGCGCTCGTACCAGGACGAGGGCACGTTTGGCGACGGCCGCTCCATCGCGACCGCAGCCAAAGAGGACAACATGGGCGCGTTCACGCTCGGGCCCACCCCAGTCAACGCGCTTGAGCTGTCCAACGTCGCAGCCACGCTTGCCTCTGAGGGCCGCTGGTGCGAACCGAACCCGGTGAAGAGCGTGACCGACAAGTACGGCCAGGAGGTCTACATCGAGCGGCCGGATTGCGAACAAGCAGTTGAGCCCGATATCGCAGCCGCTCTGGCCAACGGCATGTCGCACGACACCACCAAGGGCACCGCCGCGCGCGCTGCGAGCGCGAACGGGTGGCGCGCCCCCGTTGCGGCAAAGACGGGCACCACGGAGTCGCACCAGTCATCGGCGTTCCTCGGGTTCACCCGCGGGCTGGCTGCTGCGCCGTACATCTTCAACGACGGCACCCAAACCACCCCACTTTGCACCGGCCCCGTCCGCCAGTGCGCAAACGGCACGTTGTTCGGCGGCAACGAGGCCGCAGACACATGGTTCCAGGCTGCCCTCCGAGTTCCTGGTGCCGCTGAAGCGGGGCTGCCCGGGACACCGGAAGGCTACGACAAGGGCACCCGTCGCGGCGTGCTCGATGAAGCTATCGGCATGCAGTCGCAGGCCGCCAAGGCGAAGCTTGAAGGCGAGGGCTACACCGTCACCATCGTCACGGTGTACGGCGGTGGCGCACCCAAGGGCGAGGTTGTCTCGGTCACCCCAGCAGATCCGAACCTGGCCCGCGGATCCCTAGTCACCTTGAACGCCTCGGACGGCACGGGCACCCGCCCCGGCGGTACCACCACAAGCCCCCGCGTGGACAACGATGACAACGACAACTCCGGCTCCGAAAGCCCGGAGCCGAGCGGGATCGACACCGAAGAGCTGGAGCGCCAGCTCAACGAGATGGCGGAAGGCCTCCAGCAGTACTTCCGCTAG
- the glxR gene encoding CRP-like cAMP-activated global transcriptional regulator GlxR, protein MEGVQETLARAGIFQGVDPTAVGALIEDMETVTFPRGTTIFDEGEPGDRLYIIVSGKVKLARHAPDGRENLLSVMGPSDMFGELSIFDPGPRTSSAVCVTEVTAATMDSTMLKQWIDEHPEISQQLLRVLARRLRRTNASLADLIFTDVPGRVAKTLLQLANRFGTQEGGALRVNHDLTQEEIAQLVGASRETVNKALATFAHRGWIRLEGKSVLIVDTEHLARRAR, encoded by the coding sequence ATGGAAGGCGTGCAGGAGACCCTTGCCAGAGCGGGCATTTTCCAGGGGGTTGACCCTACTGCGGTAGGTGCCCTCATCGAGGACATGGAGACCGTGACGTTCCCTCGCGGAACGACGATCTTCGACGAAGGCGAGCCAGGCGACCGGCTCTACATCATCGTCTCCGGCAAGGTGAAGCTCGCACGCCACGCTCCCGACGGCCGCGAAAACCTGCTCTCCGTGATGGGCCCGTCCGACATGTTCGGCGAACTCTCCATTTTCGATCCCGGCCCGCGCACCTCTTCCGCTGTCTGCGTCACCGAGGTCACGGCGGCAACGATGGACTCGACGATGCTCAAGCAGTGGATCGATGAGCACCCGGAGATCTCGCAGCAGCTGCTTCGCGTCCTTGCTCGCCGCCTGCGCCGCACCAACGCATCGCTCGCGGACCTTATCTTCACCGATGTCCCCGGCCGTGTCGCCAAGACCCTGCTCCAGCTGGCAAACCGCTTCGGCACCCAAGAGGGGGGCGCGCTGCGTGTCAATCACGATCTGACGCAGGAAGAAATCGCCCAGCTGGTGGGCGCCTCCCGCGAAACTGTGAACAAGGCGCTTGCAACCTTCGCTCACCGCGGTTGGATCCGCCTCGAGGGCAAGAGCGTGCTCATCGTGGACACCGAGCACCTCGCTCGGCGCGCACGCTAG
- a CDS encoding WhiB family transcriptional regulator, translating into MTATLGQTAVDARSTTPKKCDAAGNLVFDRGEWVTQAHCRSGDPDALFVRGAEQRKAAAVCRRCPVLVECRADALDNKVEFGVWGGLTERQRRAVLRKNPHVTDWATHLATGGEIEGL; encoded by the coding sequence ATGACCGCCACGCTGGGACAGACCGCCGTTGATGCCCGCAGCACCACCCCCAAAAAGTGTGATGCAGCTGGCAACCTGGTTTTTGATCGGGGGGAGTGGGTCACTCAGGCGCACTGTCGCTCCGGAGATCCGGATGCGCTCTTCGTCCGCGGGGCGGAACAGCGCAAGGCGGCAGCGGTGTGCCGCCGTTGCCCGGTGCTCGTGGAGTGTCGTGCGGACGCGCTGGACAACAAGGTCGAGTTCGGGGTGTGGGGCGGTTTGACCGAACGTCAACGTCGCGCAGTGCTGCGTAAAAACCCGCACGTCACTGACTGGGCTACCCACCTCGCCACCGGAGGCGAGATCGAAGGCCTCTAA
- a CDS encoding MarP family serine protease, giving the protein MQIVLDAALILLIVIAVIGGWRQGALSSILSAVGVVAGLVVGLALAPLAMGAADAQSLRVVILVTLVVLFVGVGNVVGAAAGAQLRNNVRRRSTQIVDSAVGAVFQALATALVVWFISIPLASALPGKTGDAIRNSSVLYGIDAVAPPNLSQLPARLAVMLDETGLPPLVSPFGSPRGGHVDAPDPDVLDQAVVKTARPAVVQVMGDSGSCQRRLMGTGFVIADDYVLTNAHVVAGTDSVALNTVVGVKRADVVFYDPDVDIAVLRAERLGIDPLAWHEDTLVNGDDAIVMGYPLSGPFEAAPARIRGRMNISGPDIYAQGRVQREAYTIRGVIRQGNSGGPLLTPEGEVVGMIFGASLDSTDTGYALTTQQVQERVGEISELVDPVDTQACVGAATGPAA; this is encoded by the coding sequence GTGCAGATCGTTCTCGACGCAGCCCTCATCCTGCTGATCGTTATTGCCGTGATCGGAGGCTGGCGTCAAGGTGCGCTGTCTTCGATTCTTTCCGCAGTTGGTGTTGTCGCCGGCCTGGTCGTCGGGCTGGCGCTGGCACCGTTGGCAATGGGTGCGGCCGACGCGCAGTCGCTGCGCGTGGTCATCCTGGTCACCTTAGTGGTGCTTTTCGTCGGCGTCGGCAACGTTGTGGGGGCGGCTGCTGGCGCACAGCTGCGCAACAACGTGCGCCGCCGCTCCACTCAGATCGTTGACTCCGCTGTGGGCGCAGTGTTTCAGGCGCTGGCCACTGCACTGGTGGTTTGGTTCATCTCCATTCCGCTGGCGTCTGCCTTGCCGGGCAAGACCGGTGACGCAATCCGTAATTCGTCGGTGCTCTATGGCATTGACGCGGTGGCGCCGCCGAACCTGAGCCAGCTTCCCGCACGGCTTGCGGTCATGCTGGATGAGACAGGTTTGCCGCCTCTGGTTTCCCCGTTCGGCTCCCCGCGCGGCGGCCACGTGGACGCTCCGGACCCGGACGTGTTGGACCAAGCTGTGGTCAAAACCGCCCGGCCGGCAGTGGTCCAGGTCATGGGCGATTCGGGCTCGTGCCAGCGCCGCCTCATGGGCACCGGCTTTGTCATCGCGGATGATTACGTGCTCACCAACGCCCACGTCGTCGCTGGCACGGACTCGGTGGCGCTGAACACGGTGGTGGGAGTCAAGCGCGCCGATGTGGTGTTCTACGACCCAGACGTGGACATCGCCGTGCTGCGTGCGGAGCGCCTCGGCATCGATCCGCTTGCGTGGCATGAGGACACGCTGGTCAACGGCGATGACGCGATAGTAATGGGCTACCCGCTGTCAGGACCGTTCGAGGCGGCGCCAGCGCGCATTCGCGGCCGAATGAACATCTCCGGTCCCGACATCTACGCCCAGGGCCGGGTGCAACGCGAGGCCTACACCATCCGCGGCGTAATCCGTCAGGGCAACTCTGGTGGGCCGCTGCTCACCCCGGAGGGTGAGGTCGTCGGCATGATTTTCGGCGCGTCGCTGGACTCCACCGACACCGGCTATGCACTCACGACTCAGCAGGTGCAGGAGCGCGTGGGGGAGATCTCCGAGTTGGTCGACCCGGTCGACACCCAGGCCTGCGTCGGCGCGGCTACAGGTCCAGCAGCTTGA
- the nth gene encoding endonuclease III, translated as MPENSETPAGTGRADNGASISKRKLRRPGTHPAAKGTETDLGRVRRARRINRTLAATFPDAHAELDFTNPLELLVATVLSAQTTDVRVNQVTPALFRAYPSAADYAEANQAEVEELIRPTGFFRSKAANLIGLGQMLVSEYGGEVPVKVEDLVRLPGVGRKTAHVVRGNAFGLPGLTVDTHFQRLVKRLALTEETDPVKIEHAVGELIEKKEWTMFSHRIIFHGRRVCHARKAACGACPIAFDCPSFGLVGPAEPAEAAALVTGEEREHILRLVGMPDAESEKE; from the coding sequence ATGCCTGAAAATTCAGAAACGCCTGCGGGGACCGGTAGGGCGGACAACGGGGCGTCGATAAGCAAGCGAAAGCTCCGGCGACCAGGCACCCACCCGGCTGCGAAGGGGACGGAGACCGACCTTGGGAGGGTGCGCCGCGCGCGACGCATCAACCGCACGTTGGCGGCGACTTTTCCTGATGCCCATGCGGAGCTCGACTTCACGAACCCGCTTGAGCTGTTGGTGGCGACGGTGTTGTCGGCGCAAACCACCGACGTGCGGGTCAATCAGGTCACCCCGGCGCTGTTTCGCGCATATCCGTCCGCGGCCGACTACGCGGAGGCGAATCAGGCCGAGGTTGAGGAGCTGATCCGCCCCACGGGATTTTTCCGGTCGAAGGCGGCGAACCTGATCGGGCTGGGCCAGATGCTGGTGAGCGAGTACGGCGGGGAAGTGCCGGTGAAGGTGGAGGATCTGGTGCGGCTGCCGGGAGTGGGGCGCAAAACTGCGCATGTGGTGCGAGGCAATGCATTCGGGCTTCCGGGGCTGACCGTGGATACGCACTTTCAACGTCTGGTGAAGCGACTTGCGCTGACCGAGGAGACGGACCCGGTGAAGATCGAGCACGCCGTGGGGGAGCTGATTGAGAAGAAGGAATGGACGATGTTCTCCCACCGGATCATCTTCCACGGGCGTCGCGTCTGCCACGCCCGAAAGGCCGCGTGTGGCGCCTGCCCGATCGCGTTCGATTGTCCTAGTTTCGGCCTCGTCGGCCCGGCTGAGCCCGCGGAGGCGGCCGCGTTGGTGACGGGGGAGGAGCGCGAGCACATCCTGCGTCTGGTTGGCATGCCCGACGCTGAAAGCGAGAAGGAGTAA
- a CDS encoding TlpA family protein disulfide reductase, whose product MQKSAIWSVVAVAVVTVLVLAGAFVLLRGGEDDAASDAAPSESAVGPSQITFVPNADQRADCVAGGVGGIDLPCLGGEDVPGELNDITVVNLWAWWCEPCQRELPITQALADAHPEYSVVGVHADANATNGVAMMNELDVSFPSYQDDTNRFAGLQGLPGVVPITLVYQGGEPVGMFPQAFNSLEELEAAVDGALS is encoded by the coding sequence GTGCAGAAATCGGCGATCTGGAGCGTCGTGGCGGTGGCCGTGGTCACGGTCTTAGTGCTTGCGGGCGCGTTTGTGCTGCTGCGCGGCGGTGAAGACGACGCGGCCTCGGACGCCGCGCCTTCGGAATCGGCGGTGGGGCCGTCGCAAATCACGTTTGTGCCGAATGCGGACCAGCGCGCGGATTGCGTCGCAGGTGGCGTCGGGGGCATCGATCTACCGTGCCTCGGCGGCGAAGACGTGCCCGGTGAGCTCAACGACATCACCGTGGTGAACCTCTGGGCGTGGTGGTGTGAGCCGTGTCAACGCGAGCTACCGATTACCCAGGCGCTTGCCGACGCGCACCCGGAGTACAGCGTGGTCGGGGTGCATGCCGACGCAAACGCGACAAACGGGGTCGCGATGATGAATGAGCTGGACGTGTCGTTTCCCAGCTACCAGGACGACACGAATCGCTTTGCGGGCCTGCAGGGGCTGCCCGGAGTGGTGCCGATCACGCTGGTGTACCAGGGCGGCGAACCGGTGGGTATGTTCCCGCAGGCATTCAACTCCCTGGAGGAGCTCGAGGCGGCTGTCGACGGGGCGCTCTCCTGA
- a CDS encoding MBL fold metallo-hydrolase, with amino-acid sequence MEHPAYSQLRPVTASAAVVLAPNPSYAALEGTNSWVIRAPEDEFSIVVDPGPADEGHLNVLQARAEKVALVLLTHRHHDHADGAQRFRQLAGAPVRAFNPQYCLGAEPLTDGEVISVDGITPTLKVVASPGHTRDSVCFYVYPTRDQSGAPEAILTGDTIAGRHTTMISETDGDLGDYLATLERLQTDGKDVTLLPGHGPEGADLSAYARKYIDRRNLRLDQIREALAKYGEDVDINTLVDAIYDDVDPVLRGAAEQSTRVTLRYLKQQQ; translated from the coding sequence ATGGAACATCCCGCCTACAGTCAGCTTCGCCCGGTGACGGCTTCCGCAGCCGTCGTCTTGGCACCGAACCCGAGTTACGCGGCGCTTGAAGGCACGAACTCCTGGGTGATTCGTGCACCCGAGGATGAGTTCAGCATCGTTGTTGATCCGGGTCCTGCCGACGAGGGGCATCTCAACGTGCTTCAGGCGCGCGCCGAGAAAGTCGCTCTGGTGCTGCTCACGCACCGCCACCACGACCATGCAGATGGTGCACAGCGCTTCCGCCAGCTTGCAGGAGCGCCGGTTCGCGCTTTCAATCCGCAGTATTGCTTGGGAGCGGAGCCGCTTACCGACGGCGAAGTGATCAGCGTCGACGGCATCACCCCGACGCTGAAAGTGGTGGCTAGCCCGGGTCACACCCGCGATTCGGTGTGCTTCTACGTCTACCCGACCAGAGATCAGTCGGGGGCGCCGGAGGCGATTCTCACCGGCGACACGATCGCTGGCCGCCACACCACCATGATCTCTGAGACCGACGGTGACCTCGGTGACTATCTGGCCACTCTGGAGCGGCTGCAAACCGACGGCAAGGATGTCACCCTGCTTCCGGGCCACGGCCCAGAAGGAGCGGATCTGTCTGCGTACGCTCGCAAGTACATCGACCGTCGAAACCTACGCCTCGACCAGATCCGGGAGGCACTCGCGAAGTATGGCGAGGACGTGGACATCAACACCCTGGTGGACGCGATCTATGACGATGTCGACCCGGTTTTGCGCGGCGCGGCAGAGCAATCCACCCGGGTGACGCTTCGCTACCTGAAACAGCAGCAATAA
- a CDS encoding DUF4177 domain-containing protein has translation MTKWEYATVPLLSHATKQILDSWGEDGWELVAVTPGPNPDNVVAYMKRELS, from the coding sequence ATGACGAAATGGGAATACGCCACCGTGCCGCTGCTTTCGCATGCAACCAAGCAGATCCTTGATTCCTGGGGCGAGGACGGATGGGAACTAGTTGCCGTGACCCCGGGCCCGAACCCAGACAACGTAGTCGCCTACATGAAGCGGGAGTTGAGCTAA